One Pseudomonas brassicacearum genomic region harbors:
- a CDS encoding NAD-dependent epimerase — protein sequence MNILVTGAAGFIGAHCVLRLLRDGHRVCGLDNFNDYYDPQLKHDRVAWVKDQAGEFPLARIDLTDASAIDELFQTRRPEVVIHLAAQAGVRYSLENPRAYVDSNLTGFLNILESCRRYPVKHLIYASSSSVYGANSRTPYSVQDNVDHPLSLYAASKKANELMAHSYSHLFGIPCTGLRFFTVYGPWGRPDMSPIQFARAIAEDRVLQLFNHGEHQRDFTYIDDIIESIARLIEQPPHVTPLRDHEQPDPATSRAPWRVYNIGGQHPVALRTYVALLEKHLGRTARIELLPLQAGDVLNTCADASDLARATGFRPGIALDDGLGRFVQWFLDYYAFPIAHAPFTAELQRRNL from the coding sequence GTGAATATCCTGGTGACCGGCGCGGCCGGTTTCATCGGCGCCCATTGCGTGCTGCGACTGCTGCGCGACGGGCATCGGGTGTGCGGGCTGGACAATTTCAACGACTACTACGACCCGCAGCTCAAGCACGACCGCGTGGCCTGGGTGAAAGACCAGGCTGGCGAGTTCCCCCTGGCCCGGATCGACCTCACCGACGCATCGGCCATCGATGAACTGTTCCAAACCCGCCGCCCAGAGGTGGTGATTCACCTCGCCGCCCAGGCCGGGGTGCGTTACTCCCTGGAGAACCCGCGGGCCTATGTCGACAGCAACCTCACCGGGTTCCTGAACATCCTGGAAAGCTGCCGCCGGTATCCGGTCAAGCACCTGATCTACGCCTCCTCCAGCTCCGTCTACGGCGCCAACTCGCGCACACCGTATTCGGTGCAGGACAACGTGGACCATCCCCTGTCGCTGTACGCGGCAAGCAAAAAAGCCAATGAGTTGATGGCCCACAGTTACAGCCATCTGTTCGGTATCCCTTGCACCGGCCTGCGGTTCTTTACGGTGTACGGCCCTTGGGGCCGGCCGGATATGTCGCCGATCCAATTTGCCCGAGCCATTGCTGAAGACCGTGTGCTGCAGTTGTTCAACCATGGCGAGCACCAGCGCGATTTCACTTACATCGACGACATCATCGAAAGCATCGCCCGGCTGATCGAACAACCGCCCCACGTCACGCCGCTGCGGGATCACGAACAACCGGACCCCGCCACCAGCCGTGCGCCCTGGCGGGTCTACAACATCGGCGGCCAGCATCCGGTGGCACTGCGCACCTACGTGGCGCTGCTGGAGAAACACCTGGGCCGCACCGCCCGCATCGAGCTGCTGCCGCTGCAAGCGGGGGATGTGCTCAATACCTGCGCCGACGCCAGCGACCTGGCACGGGCCACCGGTTTCCGGCCCGGCATCGCGCTGGACGACGGTCTGGGCCGCTTCGTCCAGTGGTTCCTCGATTACTACGCATTTCCCATCGCCCACGCGCCGTTCACGGCTGAACTTCAGCGGAGGAACCTATGA
- a CDS encoding UDP-glucose dehydrogenase family protein, whose amino-acid sequence MDVSVFGTGYVGLIQAAAMADVGHRVLCIDIDPNKIRQLQQAVPTISEPGLSALLEDTIKAGRLLFSSQASDAVNHGELIFIAVGTPADEDGSADLSHVLAVTRQIADFMDSDRTLIIKSTVPVGTADKVAECARQVLERRGLKKLTVRVVSNPEFLKEGSALADCMRPDRIIVGTADPLARDQMTELYAPFCRNHEKLMFMDNRSAELTKYAANAMLATRISFMNELANLTERLGADIEAVRKGIGSDPRIGYHFIYPGCGFGGSCFPKDLRALLHTAEQSGMPLRLLRSVTDVNDSQRHILFGKLALQFPDGLAGKSIAIWGLAFKPNTDDMREAPSRYLMEALWREGARVQAYDPEAMSECRRLYGYRKDLNLCATRDDTLEDADALVICTEWKNFRVVDFELLASKLRARVIIDGRNLYNPEHLAAAGLLYRGIGLRHTVPSLPTQGPQA is encoded by the coding sequence ATGGACGTGAGCGTATTTGGAACGGGGTATGTGGGATTGATCCAAGCCGCCGCGATGGCCGATGTCGGGCACCGCGTCTTGTGCATCGACATCGACCCCAACAAGATCCGGCAACTGCAGCAAGCGGTCCCGACCATCAGCGAACCGGGACTGTCCGCGTTGCTCGAAGACACCATCAAGGCCGGGCGGTTGTTGTTCAGTTCCCAAGCCAGCGACGCGGTCAACCACGGTGAACTGATCTTCATAGCCGTCGGCACCCCCGCCGATGAAGACGGCTCGGCCGACCTGAGCCATGTACTGGCAGTCACTCGGCAAATCGCCGACTTCATGGACAGCGATCGCACCCTGATCATCAAGTCCACGGTGCCAGTGGGCACGGCCGACAAAGTCGCCGAATGCGCGCGCCAGGTCCTTGAACGCCGGGGCTTGAAAAAACTCACCGTACGCGTCGTGTCCAACCCCGAATTTCTCAAGGAAGGCAGCGCCCTGGCCGACTGCATGCGCCCGGACCGGATCATCGTCGGCACCGCCGACCCGCTGGCCCGCGACCAGATGACGGAGCTCTACGCGCCCTTTTGCCGCAACCACGAAAAACTGATGTTCATGGACAACCGCAGCGCGGAACTGACCAAGTACGCCGCCAATGCGATGCTCGCCACCCGCATCAGCTTCATGAACGAACTGGCTAACCTCACCGAACGCTTGGGCGCTGACATCGAAGCGGTGCGCAAGGGCATCGGCTCGGACCCGCGCATTGGCTATCACTTCATCTACCCCGGTTGCGGCTTTGGCGGTTCATGCTTTCCCAAGGACCTGCGCGCCCTGCTCCACACCGCCGAACAAAGCGGCATGCCACTGCGCTTGCTGCGCAGTGTCACCGACGTCAACGACAGCCAGCGACACATCCTGTTCGGGAAACTGGCGCTGCAATTCCCTGATGGCCTGGCCGGCAAGTCGATTGCCATCTGGGGCCTGGCCTTCAAGCCCAACACCGACGACATGCGCGAAGCGCCCAGCCGCTACCTGATGGAAGCGCTGTGGCGCGAAGGCGCCCGGGTCCAGGCCTATGACCCCGAAGCCATGTCCGAATGCCGCCGTCTCTATGGCTATCGCAAAGACCTGAATCTGTGCGCCACCCGCGACGACACCCTGGAAGATGCTGACGCCTTGGTGATCTGCACCGAGTGGAAGAACTTCCGTGTGGTGGACTTCGAACTGCTGGCCAGCAAACTGCGCGCCCGGGTCATCATCGATGGCCGCAACCTGTACAACCCCGAACACCTGGCCGCCGCCGGGCTGTTGTATCGCGGCATCGGCCTGCGGCACACCGTGCCGAGCCTGCCAACCCAAGGGCCGCAAGCGTGA
- a CDS encoding sulfatase-like hydrolase/transferase produces MARYLKELLLFLYLLKGYAYYLDRLDALGLGLATLLFGAMFVWLVVALWMCAYIRQTMVRHVFALALFVSAVFFEVYTQVTDSYLTYSQFVSLVYSGGFIQEAAYQYREVIVSAVIGGLLLLFGIALKPRRTLRVPGYLPVLAPILGVVLLSGVLFVRAGEGARGLPVMYTPLAYLNLFAYESLHNTIGPREPVRLARRTSAIEHDIVLIIDESIAGNYLDINTPSGVYTGLKTPPDGVDIFNFGYAASIANCSADTNVTLRYGGTRADYVRINSTLPSIWQYARKAGLRTVYIDAQRTGGNLQNLMTKLEKQDIDEFVQFDQVSVRDRDMAAAAKLIELLGDHRAELVVINKVGAHFPVHDKYPDDFMNYRPALPRGQFQEVTDTGSRDGFNGQNDDWLLYRNAYQNTLLWNIGEFFKRIFQQANLSNAVLIYTSDHGQDLHERGNPGLNTHCDGNPVAEEGLVPLVVIQGSQLRTLDWRDAWAQNKDRSSHYNIFPTLLQLMGYDPAGVEAAYGKSLSQPTDDDFTFNYRFNARLGAKPAWKHIDLGSIVTPPAGQAEMTAGH; encoded by the coding sequence ATGGCCCGCTACCTCAAGGAATTGCTGCTGTTTTTGTACCTGCTCAAGGGGTACGCCTATTACCTCGACCGTCTCGATGCGTTGGGCCTGGGCTTGGCAACCTTGCTGTTCGGCGCCATGTTCGTGTGGTTGGTGGTGGCGCTGTGGATGTGCGCCTACATACGCCAGACGATGGTGAGGCATGTGTTTGCCTTGGCGCTGTTTGTTTCAGCGGTTTTTTTCGAGGTGTACACCCAGGTCACGGACAGTTACCTGACCTACAGCCAGTTCGTCTCGCTGGTGTACTCGGGAGGGTTCATCCAGGAAGCGGCCTATCAGTATCGCGAGGTGATCGTCAGTGCGGTGATCGGCGGCTTGTTGCTATTGTTCGGCATCGCCCTCAAGCCTCGGCGGACGCTGCGAGTGCCCGGTTATCTGCCGGTGCTCGCACCCATACTGGGCGTGGTGTTGCTCAGTGGCGTGCTGTTCGTGCGGGCGGGCGAGGGCGCGCGCGGCCTGCCGGTGATGTACACGCCGTTGGCCTATTTGAATCTCTTTGCCTACGAGTCCTTGCACAACACCATCGGCCCCCGGGAGCCGGTCAGGCTGGCAAGGCGAACGTCGGCGATCGAGCATGACATTGTGCTGATCATCGATGAAAGCATCGCTGGCAATTATCTGGATATCAATACGCCGTCCGGCGTCTACACCGGGCTGAAGACGCCGCCCGACGGCGTGGACATTTTTAATTTCGGCTACGCGGCCTCCATCGCCAACTGCAGCGCCGACACCAACGTCACCCTGCGTTACGGTGGCACTCGCGCCGACTACGTGCGCATCAACAGTACCTTGCCGTCGATCTGGCAGTACGCCAGGAAGGCCGGCTTGCGTACTGTCTACATCGACGCCCAACGCACCGGCGGCAACCTGCAGAACCTGATGACCAAACTGGAAAAACAGGACATCGACGAATTCGTCCAATTCGACCAGGTCAGCGTGCGCGACCGCGACATGGCGGCGGCGGCGAAGTTGATCGAACTGCTGGGCGACCACCGGGCCGAACTGGTGGTGATCAACAAGGTGGGGGCGCATTTCCCGGTACACGACAAATACCCCGATGATTTCATGAACTACCGCCCGGCCTTGCCGCGCGGGCAGTTCCAGGAAGTGACCGATACCGGCAGCCGCGACGGCTTCAATGGGCAGAACGATGATTGGTTGTTGTACCGCAACGCCTACCAGAACACCTTGCTGTGGAACATCGGTGAGTTCTTCAAGCGGATTTTTCAGCAGGCCAATCTGAGCAACGCTGTGCTGATCTACACCTCCGACCACGGCCAGGACCTGCACGAGCGCGGCAACCCCGGGCTCAACACCCACTGCGACGGTAACCCGGTGGCGGAAGAGGGATTGGTGCCGTTGGTGGTGATCCAGGGCAGTCAACTGCGCACCCTCGATTGGCGCGATGCTTGGGCGCAAAACAAGGACCGCTCGAGCCACTACAACATCTTCCCGACGCTGTTGCAGCTGATGGGGTATGACCCGGCCGGGGTCGAAGCGGCCTATGGCAAATCCTTAAGTCAACCGACCGATGATGACTTCACCTTCAACTACCGTTTCAACGCACGGCTGGGGGCCAAGCCGGCGTGGAAACACATTGATCTGGGCAGCATCGTGACACCGCCAGCCGGGCAGGCTGAAATGACGGCGGGGCATTAA
- a CDS encoding ABC transporter ATP-binding protein, giving the protein MLEVHDVFKSYTTPQGPLPVLQGVDLRLKPGSSLALMGESGSGKSTLLHLVAGLDKVDRGSIRSGEYRLDGMSESQLANWRRTEIGLVFQQFNLISSLPVEDNLAFQARLCGRYDPVWQAHLVRRLGLKDLLQRYPEQLSGGQQQRVALGRALASRPPLLLADEPTGSLDEATSDEVLQLLLELLDGSSTSLLMVTHSPRVAARLAHRVALHHGRLAQVAQG; this is encoded by the coding sequence ATGCTTGAGGTCCACGACGTCTTCAAAAGCTACACCACGCCGCAAGGCCCGTTGCCGGTACTGCAGGGCGTCGACCTCAGGCTGAAGCCGGGCAGCAGCCTGGCGCTGATGGGGGAGTCGGGCAGTGGCAAGAGCACGCTCCTGCATCTGGTCGCGGGGCTGGACAAGGTCGATCGCGGCAGCATTCGCAGCGGCGAGTATCGACTCGACGGCATGAGCGAAAGCCAGTTGGCGAACTGGCGACGTACCGAAATCGGCCTGGTGTTCCAGCAGTTCAACCTCATCAGCAGCTTGCCGGTGGAGGACAACTTGGCATTCCAGGCGCGGCTGTGCGGCCGCTATGACCCTGTCTGGCAGGCCCATCTGGTGCGGCGGCTCGGGCTGAAAGACTTGCTGCAACGTTATCCCGAACAGCTTTCCGGCGGACAGCAGCAACGGGTGGCGCTGGGGCGGGCTCTGGCTTCGCGGCCGCCGTTGTTGCTGGCTGATGAACCCACCGGCAGCCTCGACGAAGCCACCAGCGACGAGGTGTTGCAGCTGTTGTTGGAGTTGCTGGACGGCAGCTCCACGAGCCTGCTGATGGTTACCCACAGTCCACGGGTGGCGGCGCGCCTGGCCCATCGCGTGGCGTTGCACCATGGGCGCCTGGCGCAGGTGGCCCAGGGGTGA
- a CDS encoding ABC transporter permease, whose protein sequence is MMIFRQTLKALLSHWRQHPVQFFSVLTGLWLATSLLTGVQALNSQARDSYARASQLIGGEPQASLSAPGGGTFPQQWFVDLRRQGWPVSPVVQARVMLKGHEDQRLQLMGIDPVSLPPGTALAGQAREITEVVEFFSDPGRTWIAPQTLQALGMGEGDRPQTVDGQSLPPLHAQADMAPGVLLMDIGFAQQVLALPDQLSRLLLPATSSAALPEAFNGRLQFKRADEENNLSRLTESFHLNLDALGFLSFVVGLFIVHAAIGLALEQRRSLLRTLRACGISARVLITCLALELGALALLGGIAGVLSGYWLASLLLPDVAASLRGLYGAEVVGHLNLSPWWWLSGVGLSLLGALLAGADSLLRAARLPLLALANPQAWHQAHARWLRRQGWVATLAALIAVSALIWGDSLASGFVLMSTLLLGAALALPVLLNRVLNLLVRRSRSVLGQWFLADCRQQLPALSLALMALLLALAANIGAGSMTAGFRQTFSNWLEQRLSAELYINPQTPAQAVELHAWLKQQPAITAVVPIWQVSIPLQGWPADIHGIIDHPHYRQHWPLLESASDEPWAQLTHADTLMLSEQLARRLKVRIGDPLTIPTPTGPWTPRVVGIYADYGNPKGHVLVNADHLLAHWPDLTPNRFNLRIEPSAMASMLTALQSRFSLDDSRIVDQARLKGWSTQVFERTFAATAALNSLTLAVAGVALFISLLTQSQSRLGQLAPLWALGVTRRQLMLLNLGQTWLLALLTLILALPLGIALAWCLDAVINVQAFGWRLPLRVFPLQLAQLLALAMLATLLASAWPLYALYRTQPADLLRTFAHED, encoded by the coding sequence GTGATGATCTTTCGCCAGACCCTCAAGGCGCTGCTCAGCCATTGGCGCCAACACCCGGTGCAGTTCTTCAGTGTGCTGACCGGGCTCTGGCTCGCCACCAGCCTGCTCACCGGCGTGCAGGCGCTGAACAGTCAGGCCCGGGACAGCTACGCCCGGGCCAGCCAGCTTATCGGCGGTGAACCCCAGGCCAGCCTCAGTGCACCCGGCGGCGGCACCTTCCCTCAGCAATGGTTTGTCGACCTGCGGCGCCAAGGCTGGCCGGTGTCGCCGGTGGTGCAGGCGCGGGTGATGCTCAAGGGGCATGAAGACCAGCGCCTGCAACTGATGGGCATCGACCCGGTGTCGCTGCCCCCCGGTACGGCGCTGGCGGGGCAGGCGCGAGAGATCACCGAGGTGGTGGAGTTTTTTAGCGATCCTGGCCGCACCTGGATCGCTCCACAAACCTTGCAAGCCTTGGGGATGGGCGAGGGTGACCGGCCTCAAACTGTCGATGGGCAATCCCTGCCGCCGCTGCACGCCCAGGCGGACATGGCGCCGGGCGTATTGTTGATGGACATCGGTTTTGCCCAACAGGTACTCGCGCTGCCGGACCAGCTGTCACGACTGCTGTTGCCCGCCACGTCCTCTGCGGCGTTGCCGGAGGCGTTCAACGGTCGGCTGCAATTCAAGCGCGCCGATGAAGAAAACAACCTGTCGCGCCTGACCGAAAGCTTTCACCTGAACCTCGACGCCTTGGGGTTTCTCTCCTTCGTAGTGGGGTTGTTCATCGTTCACGCGGCTATCGGCCTGGCCCTGGAACAGCGCCGCAGTCTGCTGCGAACCTTGCGGGCCTGTGGCATCAGTGCCCGGGTGTTGATCACCTGCCTGGCCCTTGAATTGGGCGCGCTGGCCTTGCTGGGCGGGATCGCCGGGGTGCTCAGCGGCTATTGGCTGGCGAGCCTGTTGTTACCCGATGTCGCGGCGAGCCTGCGGGGCTTGTACGGTGCTGAGGTGGTTGGGCATCTGAACCTCAGCCCGTGGTGGTGGCTCAGTGGCGTAGGCTTGAGCCTGCTGGGTGCGTTGTTGGCCGGGGCCGACAGCTTGCTGCGGGCCGCGCGCCTGCCCTTGTTGGCGTTGGCCAATCCCCAGGCCTGGCATCAGGCCCATGCGCGCTGGTTGCGACGCCAGGGCTGGGTGGCGACACTGGCGGCGCTGATCGCCGTGTCGGCGTTGATCTGGGGCGACAGCCTGGCCAGCGGTTTTGTCTTGATGAGCACCTTGTTGCTGGGGGCGGCGCTGGCCTTGCCGGTGTTGCTCAATCGCGTGCTGAACTTGCTGGTGCGCCGCAGCCGTTCGGTGCTCGGGCAATGGTTTCTCGCCGATTGCCGCCAGCAACTGCCGGCATTGAGCCTGGCGCTGATGGCTTTGTTGCTGGCGCTGGCGGCCAATATCGGTGCTGGCAGCATGACTGCAGGCTTCCGCCAGACCTTCAGCAACTGGCTCGAACAACGGCTGAGCGCCGAGTTGTACATCAATCCGCAAACCCCGGCCCAGGCGGTGGAGTTGCACGCCTGGCTCAAGCAGCAACCAGCGATCACTGCCGTCGTGCCCATCTGGCAGGTATCGATCCCGTTGCAGGGTTGGCCGGCGGATATCCACGGCATCATCGATCATCCCCACTATCGCCAGCATTGGCCGCTGTTGGAATCGGCCAGTGACGAACCTTGGGCACAACTCACCCACGCCGACACGCTGATGCTCAGCGAACAGCTGGCCCGGCGCCTCAAGGTGAGGATTGGCGACCCGTTGACTATCCCGACACCCACCGGGCCGTGGACGCCGCGGGTCGTCGGGATCTATGCCGACTATGGCAACCCCAAGGGCCATGTGCTGGTCAATGCCGATCATTTGCTGGCGCACTGGCCGGACCTGACGCCGAATCGCTTTAACCTGCGTATCGAGCCGTCCGCGATGGCTTCGATGCTGACGGCGTTGCAAAGCCGGTTCAGCCTGGACGACAGTCGCATCGTCGATCAGGCCCGGCTCAAGGGCTGGTCGACCCAGGTGTTCGAACGCACCTTTGCCGCCACCGCCGCCCTTAACAGCTTGACCCTGGCGGTGGCCGGGGTGGCGTTGTTCATCAGCCTGCTGACCCAAAGCCAGAGTCGCCTCGGGCAGTTGGCGCCGTTGTGGGCGCTGGGGGTAACGCGCCGGCAACTGATGCTGCTCAACCTTGGCCAGACCTGGCTGTTGGCGCTGCTGACCCTGATATTGGCCTTGCCGTTGGGCATCGCCCTGGCCTGGTGCCTGGACGCGGTGATCAACGTGCAGGCTTTCGGTTGGCGCCTGCCGTTGCGGGTGTTCCCGTTGCAGCTGGCGCAGTTGCTGGCCCTGGCGATGCTCGCCACGCTACTGGCATCGGCCTGGCCGCTGTATGCGTTGTACCGCACGCAGCCGGCGGATTTGCTGAGAACCTTTGCCCATGAAGATTAG
- a CDS encoding lipocalin-like domain-containing protein, giving the protein MKIRVGLMVLALLSGCDDSPSAQKGFAGLGDQAVAFTPVVPGRVFSFPADHGLHEGFRIEWWYVTANLKDAEGREFGVQWTLFRSALNAAPQASGWRNQTIWLGHAAVTSATVHHAAERYARGGVGQAGVHATPFEAWIDDWRFGTQASGVDPLADMQLQARAPHFNYALRLTSTRPLVLQGDHGFSQKSEQGQASYYYSQPFFQASGQLEIDGQRYSVSGPAWLDREWSSQPLTANQTGWDWFSLHLDSGEHVMLYRMRHKAGEPYLTGTWIDAQGQAQTLHAGEISLVPLDTAKVADRSMPVRWSIKIPGKQLDVTTQALNPNAWMNLRIPYWEGPVRLSGSHIGNGYLEMTGY; this is encoded by the coding sequence ATGAAGATTAGAGTCGGCCTGATGGTGCTGGCGTTGCTCAGCGGTTGTGATGACTCTCCGTCGGCGCAAAAGGGCTTTGCCGGCCTCGGCGATCAGGCTGTGGCATTCACACCGGTGGTGCCCGGCCGGGTGTTCAGCTTTCCTGCTGACCACGGGCTTCATGAGGGCTTTCGCATCGAGTGGTGGTACGTCACCGCCAACCTCAAGGATGCCGAAGGGCGTGAGTTCGGTGTGCAATGGACGCTGTTTCGCAGCGCCTTGAACGCGGCTCCCCAGGCCAGCGGCTGGCGCAACCAGACGATCTGGCTCGGCCACGCCGCCGTTACGTCCGCCACTGTCCACCATGCCGCCGAGCGTTACGCACGGGGTGGCGTGGGGCAGGCCGGGGTGCATGCGACACCCTTCGAGGCGTGGATCGACGACTGGCGCTTCGGCACTCAAGCGTCAGGCGTCGATCCTCTGGCGGATATGCAACTGCAGGCCCGGGCCCCGCACTTCAACTATGCGCTGCGGCTCACGTCGACTCGCCCGCTGGTGTTGCAGGGCGATCACGGTTTCAGCCAGAAATCCGAACAGGGCCAGGCGTCGTACTACTACAGCCAGCCGTTCTTCCAGGCCAGCGGTCAACTGGAGATCGATGGCCAACGTTACTCGGTCAGCGGCCCGGCCTGGCTTGACCGCGAATGGAGCAGCCAGCCCCTGACGGCAAACCAGACCGGGTGGGATTGGTTCTCCCTGCACCTGGACAGCGGTGAGCACGTGATGCTCTATCGCATGCGCCACAAGGCGGGTGAACCGTACCTGACGGGCACTTGGATCGATGCCCAGGGCCAGGCGCAAACCCTGCACGCGGGGGAGATCAGCTTGGTGCCACTGGACACCGCCAAGGTCGCCGATCGGTCGATGCCGGTGCGCTGGTCGATCAAGATCCCCGGCAAGCAGCTCGACGTCACCACCCAGGCCTTGAACCCCAACGCCTGGATGAACCTGCGTATTCCCTATTGGGAAGGGCCGGTGCGGTTGAGCGGCAGCCACATTGGCAACGGCTACCTGGAAATGACCGGCTACTGA
- a CDS encoding Hcp family type VI secretion system effector — protein sequence MATPAYISIEGTKQGLITAGAFTADSVGNTYQEGHEDQVMVQGFEHQVMIPRDPQSGQPTGQRIHKPLIITKVFDKASPLLLAALTSGERLTKVEIQWYRTSAAGTQEHYYTTTLEDALIVEIKDFMLNCQDPANAHFTHLEDVHFTYRKITWTHEVSGTSGSDDWRSLVVS from the coding sequence TTGGCTACCCCCGCTTACATATCCATCGAAGGCACCAAGCAAGGCCTGATCACTGCTGGCGCGTTTACAGCCGACTCAGTCGGCAATACTTACCAAGAAGGTCATGAAGACCAGGTCATGGTGCAAGGCTTCGAGCACCAGGTAATGATCCCGCGCGACCCTCAGTCGGGTCAGCCAACCGGTCAACGCATACACAAGCCTTTGATCATCACCAAAGTATTCGACAAGGCTTCGCCACTGTTGCTGGCCGCCCTGACCAGCGGCGAACGCCTGACCAAAGTCGAAATCCAGTGGTACCGCACTTCGGCTGCCGGAACCCAGGAGCACTACTACACCACGACACTGGAGGACGCGCTCATCGTCGAGATAAAGGACTTCATGCTCAATTGCCAGGATCCCGCGAACGCGCATTTCACCCATCTGGAAGATGTGCACTTCACTTATCGCAAGATCACCTGGACCCACGAAGTCAGCGGCACCTCGGGTTCCGATGACTGGCGTTCACTGGTCGTCAGTTAA
- a CDS encoding VOC family protein, translating into MSFVSPDLIRQRFSKAMSGMYRDEVPLYGALMKLVEQTNAQVLADNPSLAEHLRSTGELQRLDLERHGAIRVGTAAELTTLGRLFAVMGMQPVGYYDLTPAGVPVHSTAFRAVHETALQISPFRVFTSLLRLELIENTELRAFAESVLDKRQIFTPTALELIDLAERQGGLTAPQAEDFVLQALETFRWHHSATVTAEQYRQLSTQHRLIADVVAFKGPHINHLTPRTLDIDIVQAQMPVHGITPKAVIEGPPRRHCPILLRQTSFKALDESVSFTDQPQSQGSHSARFGEIEQRGAALTPKGRALYDQLLNAARDALGDFPNEANAERYNTLMGEHFAQFPDNHDELRRQALAYFRYFVTPKGLAAKGSVEQTASLEQLLEQQYLRAEPLVYEDFLPVSAAGIFQSNLGDAAQNRYAGQSNRQAFEEALGRATIDELGLYAETQQRSIDECRAALGL; encoded by the coding sequence ATGAGCTTCGTCAGTCCCGACCTGATCCGCCAACGCTTCTCCAAAGCGATGTCCGGCATGTACCGCGACGAGGTACCGCTGTACGGCGCATTGATGAAGCTGGTGGAGCAAACCAATGCCCAGGTGCTGGCAGACAATCCGTCATTGGCCGAACACCTGCGCAGCACCGGCGAACTCCAGCGCCTGGACCTCGAACGCCACGGCGCGATCCGCGTCGGCACCGCCGCAGAACTGACCACTCTGGGTCGCCTGTTCGCGGTCATGGGCATGCAGCCGGTGGGTTACTACGACCTCACGCCGGCCGGGGTGCCGGTGCATTCCACGGCATTTCGCGCCGTGCATGAAACCGCCTTGCAGATCAGCCCGTTCCGGGTGTTTACCTCGCTGCTGCGCCTGGAACTGATCGAGAACACCGAGCTTCGGGCCTTTGCCGAATCGGTGCTGGATAAGCGGCAGATCTTTACCCCCACCGCGCTTGAACTCATCGACCTCGCCGAACGCCAGGGCGGCCTGACGGCGCCACAAGCCGAGGACTTCGTCCTACAGGCGCTGGAAACGTTTCGCTGGCACCACAGCGCGACGGTCACGGCCGAGCAGTATCGGCAGCTGAGCACCCAACATCGTTTGATCGCCGATGTGGTGGCCTTCAAGGGTCCGCATATCAATCACCTGACGCCACGCACCCTGGACATCGACATCGTCCAGGCCCAGATGCCCGTGCACGGCATCACGCCCAAAGCCGTGATCGAAGGCCCGCCCCGTCGCCATTGCCCGATCCTGCTGCGCCAGACCAGTTTCAAGGCGCTCGATGAGTCCGTCAGTTTCACCGACCAGCCACAATCCCAAGGCAGCCACAGCGCCCGTTTTGGCGAAATCGAGCAACGGGGCGCGGCCCTCACGCCCAAGGGGCGCGCGCTCTACGATCAACTCCTGAACGCCGCACGGGATGCGCTGGGGGATTTCCCCAACGAAGCCAACGCCGAACGCTACAACACGCTGATGGGCGAACACTTTGCCCAATTCCCCGACAACCACGATGAACTGCGTCGACAGGCGCTGGCGTACTTTCGTTATTTCGTGACGCCAAAAGGCCTCGCCGCCAAGGGCAGCGTCGAGCAAACAGCCTCGCTGGAACAGTTGCTGGAGCAGCAATACCTGCGCGCCGAGCCCTTGGTGTACGAGGACTTCCTGCCGGTCAGCGCCGCCGGTATCTTCCAGTCGAACCTCGGCGATGCCGCCCAGAATCGCTATGCCGGACAGTCCAATCGCCAGGCTTTTGAAGAGGCGCTGGGGCGCGCGACCATTGATGAGTTGGGGCTGTATGCCGAGACGCAACAGCGCTCCATCGATGAATGCAGGGCTGCGTTGGGCCTGTAG